The Ignavibacteriota bacterium genome contains the following window.
AGCATTATAATCATCAACCAGATTTATTACACCTGCACGAAACTTGAATGCAGAGACTGCATTTGCACCTGTTTTAAAGAACATATTATACGTTGTCTGCAATCTCAAATATTTTGCAATTCCGGAAATCCAAGGGTGAGCCAGAAATACATTCCAACCATCCATCGAAAAGAAAAAATGGTCACCGGAATTAGGACTAAATGGATGATTTCTACTGTCACCTATAAGCGAAAGACCAAATACGTTTGATGTTAAAAGAGTAATTCCAGGTCCGTTGAGATAATCATACAAATTCTGATAAAGAAGTAATGCTTGAACTAGTCTTGCCGTCTCTGTCTGATTGTCATTTGCAGGATTGTCCTGATTCTCAAAATCTCTTACTACATCTACAAAATTTACAGGATTTTGAAATTCAAAATTAAAATCTATTATAATCTGGTTCAAATAGGTTTCGTTAGTAAGTTGAATTGGGAATCTTATGGGTAGATACCATGAAGATATATTAAATAACCTGTCAACAGTTGATAGGGAGTAATAAAAGCTACCTGTTGCTCCAATTCGCATATTTTCGATAGACCAAACAAGTGGCTGAGCGATTCTAAAACCAATCTGTCCCTCAAATTCACCAGCCTGACCAGCGAGAAAACGACTGATATTTCTAAGTCGGGCATTAGCAAAAATATTACCTGATTGTGCTGCGCCTCCCCAATTGCGGTGCATAATATTGGCTTCAACACCAACATTAGTGAAATTATCAATTTGTGTATTATTTACAAACATCCCTACGCCCCACTCTTTTTGTTTTCTGTATTGTGTATAAACCAACATTGAAAGAGTAGAATCTGTAAAAGGCATAAAAACACTACTTGTATCAATTGATACTAAATTAAATGTTCCGAGAGTGTGCAAATTATTAATTGAGGATTGAACTCTGCTTCTGTTGTACCAGTCACCCTCTTTAATATCAATTTGCAACATTTTCATATTCCGGACTACAATATTTTGATTATTGAGACTATCAACGAAATCAAGTTTTGTTATTCTCTGGCGTTTTCCGGGGTTGAATATTACTGTTATGCTATCACTAATAGTTTCAGTATTGATAAAAACAGGCTCAACTTCTAAAGCGGCATAGTAGTATCCGTTATTTAAAAGTAAGTTCAAAACGATATTAACTTCATCAACAATCTGCTGCTCGCTGTAGGGCAAACCTTTGCTTATTTTCTTAACCGCATTTATTTTTTTCAAAGTGCTTTCATCTATAGAATCCAAACCGATATATACAAGAGTATCTATCGAAAATCTTTGATTCTCAATGATGTTGAACTTAAGAACATTATGTTTGTCCTCAAAATCAGGATAAAACGAGTAACTTACTTTTGCAAAATGGAATCCGTTAGTATTGTAATAATGCCAAAGTGTCTGAACATCCATTTCCGCGGTAGTTTCATTAAAATATTTGATTTCATGCGAGAGGTTTTTCAATGCAGCAATTAAGGACTCTTTAATTGCATCAGGAGTCTCAGGAATTTTTTTAAAATTATCCAGATAATATTCAAACAAATGATGTTGAATACTCATTGAATTTTTCTTTGAGTTAACTGCATCAATTAATTCATTCGGAGTAAATGAAGAGTTACCACTAAAAATAATATCTCCGACTTCGTTGAGAAATTTATCGCGTCTTGCCTGATAAAGACTGTCAGAAATGAAGTTTTGAGAGTATAATGAAGTTGTTAAAATCGGAAATATTACCGACAATAATAGTAAAATCAAAATATATTGTATATTAGTCATAATATTTCATAGCAGGAAGTTAAAAGGAACTTCCTGCACAAGACTTTCGTCATAAATTAAATGTACTGTTCTTCTTCGTCATCGTTATAAAAATACTCTTCATTTGTTATATCTTCGTATTCGGGCCACAAATCCTCCATACCTTCTATCAACTCATCATTATCTTCAAGCTCGAAAAGATTATCAACCACCTGAAGCGGGCAACCGCTTCGATTGGCGTA
Protein-coding sequences here:
- a CDS encoding DUF2795 domain-containing protein, whose protein sequence is MFWTPELAATLEDAPWPATKDELIDYANRSGCPLQVVDNLFELEDNDELIEGMEDLWPEYEDITNEEYFYNDDEEEQYI
- a CDS encoding BamA/TamA family outer membrane protein, whose protein sequence is MTNIQYILILLLLSVIFPILTTSLYSQNFISDSLYQARRDKFLNEVGDIIFSGNSSFTPNELIDAVNSKKNSMSIQHHLFEYYLDNFKKIPETPDAIKESLIAALKNLSHEIKYFNETTAEMDVQTLWHYYNTNGFHFAKVSYSFYPDFEDKHNVLKFNIIENQRFSIDTLVYIGLDSIDESTLKKINAVKKISKGLPYSEQQIVDEVNIVLNLLLNNGYYYAALEVEPVFINTETISDSITVIFNPGKRQRITKLDFVDSLNNQNIVVRNMKMLQIDIKEGDWYNRSRVQSSINNLHTLGTFNLVSIDTSSVFMPFTDSTLSMLVYTQYRKQKEWGVGMFVNNTQIDNFTNVGVEANIMHRNWGGAAQSGNIFANARLRNISRFLAGQAGEFEGQIGFRIAQPLVWSIENMRIGATGSFYYSLSTVDRLFNISSWYLPIRFPIQLTNETYLNQIIIDFNFEFQNPVNFVDVVRDFENQDNPANDNQTETARLVQALLLYQNLYDYLNGPGITLLTSNVFGLSLIGDSRNHPFSPNSGDHFFFSMDGWNVFLAHPWISGIAKYLRLQTTYNMFFKTGANAVSAFKFRAGVINLVDDYNAYVPFERQFFAGGANSVRGWLSRELHYSPIESAEYAKVGETSDLVLDTRSYKLISNVLGSSAILEGSVEWRYTFPMPKGIDETFAEQISKIGLTFFVDYGNAYHWYAEGDETNNMIWYEYFTKMAWAAGVGIRYDTPIGPIRLDFGFPVYKPGYNLPDYQIWDDSAIFRDMKFHFGIGHSF